The Bacteroidota bacterium sequence AAATTGTGTGATTACCAGCACTCTTCTTAAATTGAGCGATGTCTTGCCGGATTTATTATTCAGGATATTTGTTTTCATGGCTTTCAGGGGGCTGAATCCTGAAAGATAAATTGCCGGATAGGCTCCGGCAAGAACCGTTGTGATTGCCAGAACAATGATCAAAGTGAGCAGGAGAGGATAGTTGTCGATAAGATTAAGTTCAATAAACTTGCCGGTTATCTCATTGAATACCGGTAGAATAGCAGCTACTATGGCAATGGCAACTATCAGGGAAAGAAAACTCAAAATGAATGATTCTGTCATGAATTGATTGAAGATATTCCCTCGCCAACTCCCGAGAACTTTTCTCAGCCCAACTTCGCGAGACCTTTTAACCGATCTGGCTGTTGCAAGATTCATATAATTTACACATGCTATGAATAAGATAAAAACAGCAACCGCTGAAAAAATATAGACATTGCTGATACTGGAATTGGGTTCAATTTCCTTTTCGACATTTGAATACAGATGTATCCGTGTTATGGGTTTTAACCTTGCCTCAACTGTCCAGCCATCCGGCATATTTGTACTGTCGCCGGCCGTAACGAAACCATAGAATTCGTAAATGTCTTTATTGACTTTTTCCTCAAGCAACTTTGCACTTTCCCTGTTGGGAAGCCTGATGTAAGAATAAAATCCTGCAGGACCATGTTCATCAACCCTGCGGTTTGCCGCCCGGAGATGGTCCATCGAAATGGCTATGTCGAAATGAAAATGAGAATTTACCGGTATGTCCTCTATAACACCACTCACTTGAAAAGACTCTCCACCTAATGTTATGATCTTACCGATCGCATTGTCTTCTCCAAAATATTTTTTTGATGTAGATTTTGTCATGACCAGCTTCCCGGGTCCACTTAAAGCAGTGCCCGGATTTCCTTGAAGCATGGCAAATGAAAATACATCAAAGAGCGTAGAATCTGCATAAATGAAATTCTTTTCAGAAAATTCCTGTCCATTGTATTCTGTAATGGCCGGGAAATAAGAGAAATTGATCTTTGCACCGGAGATTATTTCCGGGAATTTTTCCATCAGGGATGGAATTATAAAACCTTCTGTTGCAGCCCAGTGTTCCCTTTGTCCTTCACCTTCCCAGATAATTTCAAACCGGTATATATTTCCTGCTTCTTTATGAAAACGATCGTAGCTGACCTCATCCTGTACAAAGAGGAAAATCTGTATACAGGTTGCCAATCCCAGCGACAAACCCAGCAGATTGATCAATGTATAACCTTTCTGCTTGATAAGATATCTGAACGATGTTTTGAAATAATTAAAAAGCATTTCTAATAATTATTTGATCATTCATATTTCAATGTATCCACAGGATTCATCCGTGCTGCCTGCCATGCTTTGACCAGTGTGACCACCATGGCCAGGAACAGGGCAAACAATCCTGATAATAAAAAAATATACCAGCTCAGCGGCACCTGGTAAGCAAAATGTCCGAGCCAGTATCTTAGTATGAGCCAGGATAAAGGCCAGGCAATCAGGTTGGCTACCAGCATAAGCTTCACGAATTCTGCCGACATCAGACGCATGATGGTGCTTTCTTTTGCTCCAAGGACCTTGCGTATGCCTATTTCCTTGGTTCTCTTTTCTGCCATGTATGCCGCCAGACCAAACAATCCAAGAGATGAGATCAGGATCACAAGGATGGTGAATACAAGCGCCATCCGTCCCAGATTTTGTTCTTCGTGATACAACCTGTTCAGCTCACGGTCTAAAAAGGTATACTCAAAGGGTCTGTCTTTAACAAATCCCGTCCATTTTTCTTCCAGGAATGACAGGAGTTCATGGTAATCTCCGGGTTTTACCCTGATGGCGATATAATTCATGAACCAGTTTATGGAGCCCTGGCTTTCCTTCATATTCAATACAAACGGACCACTTGGCTTATGCAGCGATGTGGCGTTGAAATTCTCTATCACTCCAATAACCCTTTCTTCTCCCTCCAGCGACCTGAATTTCCGGCCTAATGCATCCTGCGGTTCTCCCCAACCCAAATGATCAACCATGGCACGATTGATCAGTATGCCTTTCACCGCATCGGTTTTTTGCTTCTCATTATAATCCCTTCCTGCAAGGATCTTCAAACCGAACGTCTTTACGAAATCTTCCTGAATTACTAAACATGGGTAAAACTGCCACTCATTGTCGGGATAACCCTCCGGCCTGAATTCATGCGTATTATAAGCTGTTCCAAAGATGTAATCCATAGTGGTGACACTCAATATCTGCGGGTTATTCAGCAACTCATTCTTGAAGGTCTTGTATTGCTGAATTACCGGGGTCCTGTCGATGGGTATCACCAGGATGTTCTCTTTGATAAACCCTGTGTCGGCATTTCTCAGGTAAGTGATTTGTCTGAAGATGAATATGGTTCCAATGATCAGGGCAATGGAAATGGTAAACTGTGAGACAACCAGGATCTTCCTGGCCAATCCGCTGCCGTTTTGCCAGCGTGTATTCATCCGGAGTACCCAGACAGGCCGGAATGAGGATAAATAAAACGCCGGGTACAATCCTGAAAGTAACCCCACGAGCAGAATAATGCCGGCAAGGGATAGCAGGTATTCCCATTGTAACAAGGTGTTCAGTGAGATGTTCTTTCCTGAAAAATTGTTGAACCATGGGATGGTCACCTCGGCCAGGATCAATGCCAGGATAGCAGCAAGTATGGTCAGGATCACCGATTCGCTCAGAAACTGCCGGACCAGTTGGGTACGTTGTGCCCCAACCACCTTTTTCATGCCTATCTCCCTGGAACGACCCGAGGAGGTTGCCGTAGAAAGATTCATGAAGTTGATACCGGCAATTACCAGCAGGAATATGGCTATGGCGCCCAGGATATAAATATAAGCGACATTGCTGTTCGGCTCAATCTCATAATCCAGACGCGAATGCAGATGTATATCCGTTAATCGCTGCAAGTAAAGCGTTATGTTGTCCCTTTCCGCATCAAAAAAGAACTTCTGAATGAATTCCGGGAACAAGGCTTCCAGTTGCTCAGGTTTTACATTTTCTGCCAGCACCAGATAAGTCCAGCATGGATTCCATACCCATGTCGCGGGAAGCCTCCCTCCATAGATCTGCTTTACCGAACTCATGGATGCTATGAAATCAAAATGAAAATGGCTTTGTGATGGTATGTCTTTAATAATTCCCGTTACTTTAAATTGAAAATTTCCTTCCACCTTCAGTATTTTGCCCATGGGATCCTCATCCCCAAAATATTTTGATACGGCCGTTTCAGAGATGACTACGCTGAAGGGCTCATCCAGAGCAGACTCTGGGTCACCCGTGAGAAAGACATGGTCAAACACTCCGAAAAAAGTGGAATCGGTAAAATAAACACCGCTTTCAATATATTTTGCTTCACCGTATTCTATTAAAGTTTGTGGTGACTGGAAATTAAAAACCCGGGTGACGTTCTCTATCATATCGGGATACTCTCCCTGCAGGGTAAATGCAACAGGAAAAGGAAGACTGGCTGAGTTTTCCCCGACACCTCCGAAATCCGAGATCTGGGCCATGCGGTATATCCTGTCCGACTTTTCATGATAACGGTCATAACTCAACTCATCTACAATATATAGTCCAATCAGGATGAAACTTCCTATGCCTATAGCCAGTCCGGTGATATTCAGCAATGAATATAGCTTATGTTTGACCAGATTTCTGAAGGCGATCTTTCCGTAATAGTAAATCATAACCGGCTTCCTTTTCCTTAAATGTTATTATTGCTCTGCGGGATAACGGTGATAAATCTTGCCGACAATCTTCCATCCGTCGGGGAATTGGTAGAGGGAAAGGTAATCGGTGAAGATCTTCTTTCCTTCCTTATACAGGCTTATCTTGGCAATGGCCGCTTTCCCCGTTATATCAATCATATCGTATTCACAGGTTACCAGTTGGCTTTCCGGTACGGGTGAAGGATCTTTTGCCTTTCTTATCTCTGAGATCTGGATCCAATTATAAATCGGAAGCTTGTTCATGATCCCGTCGTCGCCAAGCATCAGTAAGTTAAATCCGGGATGGAAGCCCTGGCGGGTCTTGTCGAGATCACCTTTGTTCTGCAACCCATCAATATAGGCTTCCTGAATAACAGTTTTAATGGCTTCTTTATCTGCTTCCTGGGCATTCAGGATGGCACAAAGCATAAGACTTAAAATTGCAAGGATAACTTCTTTCATTTCATTGGTTTTAAATGTTAAACATTTTCATTACTGTTCGTCTGATGGTGTTTTCTTTCTGAACATCAGAGGAATGTTGGATTTTGTCGGTGCACCGATTTCCACGAGTTCCCAATTTTGATCGTATTCGGCAATTTTGTGCCGGAGTACCTTTACCGTATCTTCCGGAGGCTCATTGTTGCCTTCCCATCGCAATAATTCCACCCGGTACTGCAGTGTTTTCTTGCGACCGTTGATCCTGACTTCAATCTCAACGTTCTGTTCGACGTCGACATCGGGGATTAAGATTACTACTTCTCTCATATGGTTAATTTTAAGGGTTTTGAAATAGTACCGGAAAGCTGCTTATTTAAAAATCAATTTGTCTTTGCCACCAAAGGAATCATAGGATGAAATGATCACCTTTTCACCGGGCTCAAGGCCTTCCAGGATCTCATAAAAACGGGTGTTTTGCCTTCCGATCCTGATATCCCGCTTTACTGCGTAAGTCTCGCCCGGTTCAACCACGTAGATCCAGTTTCCTCCGGTTTCCTGGAAAAACCCACCCCGCTTGACAATATATGCCTCGGATGGACTGCTGAACATAAGCTTAAGCTGAATGGTCTGTCCTCTTTTAATGTTCTGCGGCTCATCGCCGCTAAATTGCAGTTCAACCAGGAAAGTACCATTGGTGACGTCAGTATATATCTTGCTGATGGTGAGCTTGTAATTCGTGTTGTTCATGTCGAATTCTGCCTCCTGCCCGATATGAACCCTGGAGATGTATCGCTCATCAATATTGGCCCTGAGCATGAATCCGTCAAGCATGTCGATCTGGCCAAGATGCTCTCCACTGCCCTTGGTCTCCCCGATCTCCGCACTAAAGGATGATAATTTGCCGTTGGCCGGAGCTTTAATTAACATGTTCTCCATGGTCTTTTCCAGAAGCTTCAGATTGTTCTGAATGCGGTTAATGGAGTTATTGATCTGTTCCAGTGAAGTAATGGCTGAGATGGAATCCAGCTTCTGCAGCTTCCTGGTCAGGTCATATTGCTTGATTACATTCCGGTAGGTACGCTCCGAATCTTCAAAATCTTTGATGGAGATCATACTGTCCTCTATCAGGATCTGATTCCTGACATGAGTCTTCTTTGCTTCATCCATCTGGGCTTTGAGGTTCTCCAGTTCCCGTTCACGGTAGAATTTGTTCTGCTCGAGGCTGATCCTCGTGTTCTGCAAATTGTTGATGGCATCGTACATCCAGGTCTGTTGCTCCATGAAACTGAGTTCCAGGTTGGCATTCATCAGCTTCAGTATGGGATCTCCTTTTTCCAGGATGGCGCCGTCTTCAACATATACCGCCTCGACTATCCCGCCTTGTATGGCATCAATATATATGGTCGTTCTAGGGTATACTACCCCGTCAACGGGAATGAATTCCTGAAAATTATCCTGTATGACCTGGGCAATGGTGATCTGCTCCTTTTCTATGTAAAGCTTGCTCGATTTGTCCCTTAATAATATCAAATAAATCAGGAAAAACACAAAAACCGCTATGGCTGCAATGGTAAGAATCCTCCGGGTTGTCCACTTCTTTTTTTCAATTATCCGATCCATTTTTTGTAAAGTTTTTTGGTTTTTAATAGTTCCCTCACTGTTTCTAAATTTATGCCAATTAATGCAAGTAATTGAATGTAAAATATATAGAATGCCTTTATGCGGAAATATTGAATGTTATTTGTCCAATATCGTTCAACATTTTGTACAGATACGAACATTATTTATAACTTTACGAATTATTCCCGGTTAAATACATTAACCACTGAAACACGGACGCACATGGAAAAACTGGATGCCAAACTGTTGATTGTTGATGACGACAGGGATGTATTGCTTGCTGCAAAGCTTTTTCTTAAACAGCACATAATGTACGTTCATACGGAGGATAATCCGGAGAGCATTCCGGATCTGATCCGAAACGATAATTATGATCTTGTTCTCCTTGATATGAACTTTTCAAGGGATGCTACAAGCGGAAAGGAAGGGTTTCACTGGCTGAACAAGATACTCGAGATAGACCCAATGGTAGTTGTGATCCTGATCACGGGTTATGGCGATATTGAGCTGGCAGTGCAGGGCATCAAGGAAGGTGCAACCAATTTCCTCCTGAAGCCTTGGGATAACAAGAAACTGCTGGCTACCATTTCTACCTCATTACAGTTAAAACGGTCGAAAGGAGAGCTTAATGAGATCAAGAACCGGCAGAAGCAGAAAGCCGGGGTGAAAAATGTCGACCAACGTACTCTGATCGGGAGATCACCGGCAATGCTCAAAGTGATGGCTACTGTCGAGAAGGTTGCTGTTACCGATGCCAATGTGCTGATTCTGGGTGAAAACGGTACCGGAAAGGAACTCATTGCTCGTGCCATACACGATCACTCCCGAAGATCGGGTGAGGTATTTGTCAGTGTTGACCTCGGAGCCATCAGCGAAACCCTCTTCGAAAGTGAATTGTTCGGGTTCAAGAAAGGCGCTTTTACCGATGCAAAGGAAGACCGCGCCGGCCGCTTCGAAGCAGCACACAAGGGAACAATTTTCCTTGATGAGATAGGAAACCTCTCCCTGGCTCTGCAATCCAAACTGCTAAGCGTGATACAGAACCGTAAAGTGGTGAGGCTGGGAACAAATGCCGAGATACCTATTGATGTGAGACTTATCTGTGCCACCAACATGCCCCTGCATCAGATGGTGAATGAGAATAAATTCCGGCAGGACCTGCTTTACCGCATCAACACCGTTGAGATCCACATTCCTTCCCTTAGGGAAAGAGACGATGACATACCCTTGTTGATCGACCATTTCCTGGATATTTATTGCCAGAAATACAAGATGCCAACGAAAAGGGTCAGCCCGGCTGCCCAGAAAAGACTCGAAATGCACAGTTGGCCCGGAAATATCCGCGAATTGCAGCATGCTGTCGAAAGAGCCGTGATCATGAGCGAATCCAATATCCTGGAACCGGACGATTTTTTCCTTTCCAGGATAGAAGAAAACCAGGATGATGCCATCCGCACAAGCAACCTTAACCTGGAGGAAACGGAAAAAATGCTCATCCGTAAGGTCATCGACAAGCATGGTGGAAACATCAGCAAAGCAGCCAAGGAACTTGGCCTCACCAGAGCCTCACTGTACCGAAGAATAGAAAAATATGGTCTTTAAAAATTTCCGGGTCCAGATTATTCTCAGGGTTTTATTGATGACCCTTACCATCGTTTTGCTGTTCTATGTTTATAACCGTACAGGATACAACATCAGCCTGCTCATCCTTATCATGCTTTCACTCCTCCAGGTGGTTCTGCTCATTCGTTATACCGATCGTACCAACCGCAAGCTTTCACAGTTTCTTCAAAGTATACGCCATTCCGATTTTTCCAGTTCTTTTTCTGATGCCGGGCTTGGCCGTAGCTTCGAGGGATTGAGCCGCTCCTTCAGCGAAGTTATCAACGATTTTAAAAAGAACCGCGCTGAAAAAGAAGAACATTACAATTACCTTCAGACCGTTATTCAGCATATCAGCATTGGTATCATCGCTTATACCCGGCAGGGAAAAGTTGATATTTACAACAATGCTATTCGAAAACTGCTGAAAGTAAGGAATCTGAGATATGTTCGCGACCTGGTGGTGATAAAGGATGATCTGCCGGACGTTTTATTGTCGCTGAAAGCAGGCGATAAAACACTGGTTAAGCTATTCCTGGAAGATGAACTCCTGCAGCTTGCCATCGCAGCCACTGAATTCAGGATGCGGGGAGAAGATTATGTCCTGGTATCGGTGCAAAACATCAGCTCCGAACTGGATGAAAAGGAGATTGAATCATGGCAGAAGCTTATCCGGGTTCTCACGCATGAGATAACCAATAGTATAACCCCGATATCCTCACTTGCTTCTACCGTGAGGGAAATGTTGCTGAGGGAGGAAGAGGGCGTTGTCAGCCTCAACGAACTGGACGATGACGATGTTGAGAATATCGACGGGGCTATTGCCACCATTCAGGGCAGGAGCCAGGGACTGCTGAACTTCGTGGAGGTATACAGGAATCTGACCCGTATCCCGAAACCAAATTTCCGTTATTTCCCGGTCAGGGATGTCTTTGAGCGTTCCAGACAGCTTCTGAAGCCCAAAATGGACGACATGGGCATTGAATGCAATGTCAGGGTCTTTCCTCCTGACCTGATGATCACTGCCGATCCCGACCTGCTCGACCAGGTGATTATAAATCTTCTCTTAAACGCCATTGATGCGGTCAGGGAAACGGATAAACCCTTGATCAACATACTGGCCACCCCGGGCAGCAACAACAGGATCGTAATTGAGTTCCAGGATAACGGCTATGGGATCAAACCGGATATCATGGACAAGATCTTTATGCCTTTCTTTACATCGAAGAAGCATGGTTCCGGTATTGGGCTGAGCCTGTCGAGGCAGATCATGCACCTGCATAAAGGCAGTATCTCGGTTAAATCCAAACCCGATGAAGGAACGGTGTTTACCTTAACTTTTTAAAACCAAATAATTATGTCGAAAGATGCAAAAACAAAGTACGCTATTCATCTTTACCTGAAGAAACGCTGGAGCCCGAGGGCTTTTTCCGACAGGACCGTGGCCAGGGAAAAGCTTCAACGGCTTGTGGAGGCAGCACGCTGGTCGCCCTCTTCATCCAACGAACAGCCCTGGTATTTCTTCATAGGAGAAAAGGGAGATGAAACCTACGAAAAAATCTTCAGCACCCTGGTTGAGTTCAATCAATTGTGGTGTAAAACGGCACCTGTCCTGGGAATGGCTTTTGGCAGGAAAGTTCGGGAAAAAGGAGGAGGTGAATATGTTCACTACCAGTACGATGTGGGGCAATCCATTGCTCACCTGACCTTCCAGGCTATGCATGAAGATCTCTACGTTCATCAGATGGGTGGCTTCAGTGCAGAGAAAGCAAGGGAATTGTTTGGTATACCCGACGATTACGAAGCGCTGACAACCTTTGTGATCGGTTTTATTGGAGATCCGGGTATGCTGCATCCGCGTATGCAAAAACAGGAACTGGCCGAAAGGGAGAGAAAAGAGCTTGAAAGCTTTGTGTTTGAGGGAAAATGGGGGAAAACAGTTCATTGGTTGAAATAATTTATTACGCTAACACGATAATGAAACAAGTACGGTATCTATTATTTATATCATTTTCGTTGATCCTGTTTTCCTGCAACGAAGGAAACAGGATTAAAGCCTCCGATGTTGCTGAAACAAGTAAAAGAATGATAACTGTTCCGGAGTTTAATGCCGATTCTGCCTATCAGTTTGTTGAAAAGCAGGTTAGCTTCGGTCCCCGTGTTCCCGGGTCGGCTGCGCATAAAGCCTGTGCTACATACCTGGCAAAGACGCTGGAACGATTTTGTGATGAGGTAATCGTGCAGGATTTCTCTGCCCGCGCTTATAACGGAAGCATCCTGGATGGGAAGAATATTATCGGCATTTTCAAGCCGGATCAGAAGGCGCGCATAATGCTTTGCGCACATTGGGATTCAAGGCCTTATGCCGACCACGACCCTGATCCTGCCAACCACAACACGCCCATTCCCGGTGCAAACGACGGAGCCAGCGGGGTAGGGGTGCTTTTGGAAGTGGCCCGGCAACTGAGTATGACGCAACCGGAGATCGGAGTGGATATCATTTTTTTCGATCTGGAGGACTATGGACCGCCAAGCAGTGATCAGGGACATTCCGGGGAAGACCACTGGGGACTGGGATCCCAGTACTGGTCGAAAAATCCTCACAAATTCACCTATAAAGCCCGTTATGCCATCCTGCTCGATATGGTGGGTGTGCCCGACCCCCAGTTCAGGAAAGAGGGATTCAGCGTATATTATGCCTCCGATAAGGTGGATAAAGTATGGGGAATTGCCAATAGCCTGGGCTACGGTTCCTGGTTCCTGGATGAAAAAGGCGGGTATATTACCGACGACCATTATTATGTAAACAAATACAAAAAGATCCCTGCATTAAATATTATCCATCTCGACAATTCTTCACCCAACGGCAGCTTTTTCGAGCACTGGCATACCCTGAACGACAACATGGATTATATCGACCGGGAATCGCTGGATATGGTAGGAACCGTGGTGCTGGAGGTAGTGTTCAGGGAATGAGAGGGGGAATTTGGAATTCTGTATTCGGTATTCTGTATTTACAATTGGATTGGCAATATGCGATTTGATATTGTCAATGCATTGTAAATAGTAAATTCTCAATTGCATATCCTATTGTAAATACAGAATACAGAATACAGAATCGACACCCCCCCCTTTCTTGACTTATCAAAAAACTCTCCATATCTTTATAGCATAGTAAACAACCAAAACCAATAAAAATGAAACGAATTATCCCCGTCATTTTTTGCGTAATGATAACATTATTAAGCACTTGCATTTTTAGCAAAAGTTTACATTCTCAAACAATAGTGATTGACAGCACCTTTACATCCGATGCAATTATTCATCCCTTCGGCCCGAGCGATACCCTTTACAGCCTAAAAATTAGCGGAAGTGTTCAACTGAATACGGACAC is a genomic window containing:
- a CDS encoding nitroreductase family protein, yielding MSKDAKTKYAIHLYLKKRWSPRAFSDRTVAREKLQRLVEAARWSPSSSNEQPWYFFIGEKGDETYEKIFSTLVEFNQLWCKTAPVLGMAFGRKVREKGGGEYVHYQYDVGQSIAHLTFQAMHEDLYVHQMGGFSAEKARELFGIPDDYEALTTFVIGFIGDPGMLHPRMQKQELAERERKELESFVFEGKWGKTVHWLK
- a CDS encoding ABC transporter permease; its protein translation is MLFNYFKTSFRYLIKQKGYTLINLLGLSLGLATCIQIFLFVQDEVSYDRFHKEAGNIYRFEIIWEGEGQREHWAATEGFIIPSLMEKFPEIISGAKINFSYFPAITEYNGQEFSEKNFIYADSTLFDVFSFAMLQGNPGTALSGPGKLVMTKSTSKKYFGEDNAIGKIITLGGESFQVSGVIEDIPVNSHFHFDIAISMDHLRAANRRVDEHGPAGFYSYIRLPNRESAKLLEEKVNKDIYEFYGFVTAGDSTNMPDGWTVEARLKPITRIHLYSNVEKEIEPNSSISNVYIFSAVAVFILFIACVNYMNLATARSVKRSREVGLRKVLGSWRGNIFNQFMTESFILSFLSLIVAIAIVAAILPVFNEITGKFIELNLIDNYPLLLTLIIVLAITTVLAGAYPAIYLSGFSPLKAMKTNILNNKSGKTSLNLRRVLVITQFAISVLLIIATITVYRQIHFINKKNLGFEKEQVMVISMPTRNDQGRITSLKNELMKLPEVKFMSASSGIPGQRIPYLTVRIPGLAQEEVENQEEGEDVIGIRVLSGDADLLRTLGIKISEGRDFYNTPGNDENSAFILNEAAVKEFELENPVGQRFEYLYGLQEPKSGNIVGIAADFHFASLHNEVEPLMIHIYPAYNRYLLVKLSTNDMQKTLVDIDRIWSQTEHSLPMDYFFLDSYYDNMYKSELSMGKVITYFTIFAIIVACLGLLGLVSYIAEQKTREIGIRKVLGASATSVIELLGKEFLLLVVIGNLIAWVPAYYFIKDWLNSFAYSPGVNLWVFGMTALISILISVITVSAKAFSAARTNPAKALKYE
- a CDS encoding nuclear transport factor 2 family protein, which encodes MKEVILAILSLMLCAILNAQEADKEAIKTVIQEAYIDGLQNKGDLDKTRQGFHPGFNLLMLGDDGIMNKLPIYNWIQISEIRKAKDPSPVPESQLVTCEYDMIDITGKAAIAKISLYKEGKKIFTDYLSLYQFPDGWKIVGKIYHRYPAEQ
- a CDS encoding GHKL domain-containing protein, which produces MVFKNFRVQIILRVLLMTLTIVLLFYVYNRTGYNISLLILIMLSLLQVVLLIRYTDRTNRKLSQFLQSIRHSDFSSSFSDAGLGRSFEGLSRSFSEVINDFKKNRAEKEEHYNYLQTVIQHISIGIIAYTRQGKVDIYNNAIRKLLKVRNLRYVRDLVVIKDDLPDVLLSLKAGDKTLVKLFLEDELLQLAIAATEFRMRGEDYVLVSVQNISSELDEKEIESWQKLIRVLTHEITNSITPISSLASTVREMLLREEEGVVSLNELDDDDVENIDGAIATIQGRSQGLLNFVEVYRNLTRIPKPNFRYFPVRDVFERSRQLLKPKMDDMGIECNVRVFPPDLMITADPDLLDQVIINLLLNAIDAVRETDKPLINILATPGSNNRIVIEFQDNGYGIKPDIMDKIFMPFFTSKKHGSGIGLSLSRQIMHLHKGSISVKSKPDEGTVFTLTF
- a CDS encoding sigma-54 dependent transcriptional regulator yields the protein MEKLDAKLLIVDDDRDVLLAAKLFLKQHIMYVHTEDNPESIPDLIRNDNYDLVLLDMNFSRDATSGKEGFHWLNKILEIDPMVVVILITGYGDIELAVQGIKEGATNFLLKPWDNKKLLATISTSLQLKRSKGELNEIKNRQKQKAGVKNVDQRTLIGRSPAMLKVMATVEKVAVTDANVLILGENGTGKELIARAIHDHSRRSGEVFVSVDLGAISETLFESELFGFKKGAFTDAKEDRAGRFEAAHKGTIFLDEIGNLSLALQSKLLSVIQNRKVVRLGTNAEIPIDVRLICATNMPLHQMVNENKFRQDLLYRINTVEIHIPSLRERDDDIPLLIDHFLDIYCQKYKMPTKRVSPAAQKRLEMHSWPGNIRELQHAVERAVIMSESNILEPDDFFLSRIEENQDDAIRTSNLNLEETEKMLIRKVIDKHGGNISKAAKELGLTRASLYRRIEKYGL
- a CDS encoding M28 family peptidase, whose translation is MKQVRYLLFISFSLILFSCNEGNRIKASDVAETSKRMITVPEFNADSAYQFVEKQVSFGPRVPGSAAHKACATYLAKTLERFCDEVIVQDFSARAYNGSILDGKNIIGIFKPDQKARIMLCAHWDSRPYADHDPDPANHNTPIPGANDGASGVGVLLEVARQLSMTQPEIGVDIIFFDLEDYGPPSSDQGHSGEDHWGLGSQYWSKNPHKFTYKARYAILLDMVGVPDPQFRKEGFSVYYASDKVDKVWGIANSLGYGSWFLDEKGGYITDDHYYVNKYKKIPALNIIHLDNSSPNGSFFEHWHTLNDNMDYIDRESLDMVGTVVLEVVFRE
- a CDS encoding HlyD family efflux transporter periplasmic adaptor subunit codes for the protein MDRIIEKKKWTTRRILTIAAIAVFVFFLIYLILLRDKSSKLYIEKEQITIAQVIQDNFQEFIPVDGVVYPRTTIYIDAIQGGIVEAVYVEDGAILEKGDPILKLMNANLELSFMEQQTWMYDAINNLQNTRISLEQNKFYRERELENLKAQMDEAKKTHVRNQILIEDSMISIKDFEDSERTYRNVIKQYDLTRKLQKLDSISAITSLEQINNSINRIQNNLKLLEKTMENMLIKAPANGKLSSFSAEIGETKGSGEHLGQIDMLDGFMLRANIDERYISRVHIGQEAEFDMNNTNYKLTISKIYTDVTNGTFLVELQFSGDEPQNIKRGQTIQLKLMFSSPSEAYIVKRGGFFQETGGNWIYVVEPGETYAVKRDIRIGRQNTRFYEILEGLEPGEKVIISSYDSFGGKDKLIFK
- a CDS encoding ABC transporter permease, which produces MIYYYGKIAFRNLVKHKLYSLLNITGLAIGIGSFILIGLYIVDELSYDRYHEKSDRIYRMAQISDFGGVGENSASLPFPVAFTLQGEYPDMIENVTRVFNFQSPQTLIEYGEAKYIESGVYFTDSTFFGVFDHVFLTGDPESALDEPFSVVISETAVSKYFGDEDPMGKILKVEGNFQFKVTGIIKDIPSQSHFHFDFIASMSSVKQIYGGRLPATWVWNPCWTYLVLAENVKPEQLEALFPEFIQKFFFDAERDNITLYLQRLTDIHLHSRLDYEIEPNSNVAYIYILGAIAIFLLVIAGINFMNLSTATSSGRSREIGMKKVVGAQRTQLVRQFLSESVILTILAAILALILAEVTIPWFNNFSGKNISLNTLLQWEYLLSLAGIILLVGLLSGLYPAFYLSSFRPVWVLRMNTRWQNGSGLARKILVVSQFTISIALIIGTIFIFRQITYLRNADTGFIKENILVIPIDRTPVIQQYKTFKNELLNNPQILSVTTMDYIFGTAYNTHEFRPEGYPDNEWQFYPCLVIQEDFVKTFGLKILAGRDYNEKQKTDAVKGILINRAMVDHLGWGEPQDALGRKFRSLEGEERVIGVIENFNATSLHKPSGPFVLNMKESQGSINWFMNYIAIRVKPGDYHELLSFLEEKWTGFVKDRPFEYTFLDRELNRLYHEEQNLGRMALVFTILVILISSLGLFGLAAYMAEKRTKEIGIRKVLGAKESTIMRLMSAEFVKLMLVANLIAWPLSWLILRYWLGHFAYQVPLSWYIFLLSGLFALFLAMVVTLVKAWQAARMNPVDTLKYE